TACGGTTTCTGTTACGTTTATAGGAGTTGATGACTCACCGGAATCGAGTTGAAGAACAACGATATGATCATTTTTTGTGGTACAGAGATTTAGTAATTCATAATATCCGTTATTATCCGTCAATGCAGTAGCATACGGCGTATCCTCACCTGAACCATAAACCAGTACTGAAACATTGGGTAGCGGGTCAATTCCATTATTGATCACTACCCGTCCGGTTAAACCTCCACCGCTTTTCAGGTTGAAGTAGTAAGGTGAAACAGTAGGCGATAACGTAATAACTTCCCCCGCACTGCTGACAGTAATCGCGTAATTTGTAGCTACTTCTATATAGTCAGCGTCATCGTTACCATAATTAGCGATCACATAATATCCCCCCGGAGGGACAGGAATACGGAAATTACCGTTGGTATCTGTCCGATCTTCATAAATCCCGGCTTTAACGAGAATATTATTAACAGCTGTACCGGCGCTATATGCTGATCCGGAATACACGCTGCCTGTGATAAAACCGTTGACACATGGAGATGAAAGCACAACCCATCCTTTATCCGTTATACCGTTAGCTGAAACATTAGCGGTGGATTCATAGTAATATTCACTGGATGAAATAGAAATTGTCCATTGCCCTGTCGCTATGTTTGTGAGGTTAAATTTTGCGGAACGTATTGAACCGCTTGGCTGAGCAGCAATTGCTGCGGTTGATAAACCGTCATCCGCATAACATACTGCACCAAATGCCGGGTAGCCGCATAACGCCTGCAGGGTAGTATCCGTAGTTTTCCGAGGTTTACGCAAGACCCTGCCGTTAAGCGATGAGTTACCATAAAACACAAAGTCATATGAATTATTATCGGTATCCATAGCATTACTTTGAGAATATCCGATCCACCTTGTATTTTCAGTATAATAAATACATCGTATCATCGTCCCTCCCGCATCAAATCCAGCTGCCCCGCAGTTAAGGCCTGTTGTTTCCCTCCCGTTAGTCGGTGCGGCATGGCCAGTGTGATACCATCCCGCGGAATCAAACGCAACACCGTACTGGTCAGCAATTGCGAGCCCCATGTTTGTGGGAATAATAGTTTCCATAGGGAAAAGAATGTCCGGAGTTATTGAGTACATAGCCCCGCTGGGGTAATAAGTTTCAATTGTAAGAGGCGCTGTGGATGCCATGAGTAAATGTGCTCCAGTTGAGATCGTTATAGGGTCGGATGTACTCCAGGTTAACGGAACATTAGAGATAGTATTATCCGCGGCAATACTCTTTAAATAAAAATATGTTGAACCAATGGTAATAGGTTGGTTGGTAGGGTTATATACTTCAATAAATTCTATCTGCTGATCAAGGGTTGTTCCGGATATAAGCATTGTCATTATCAAATGGCGGTTAACAAACGCGTATCCTTTTACAGTACCGCTACTTTTTTTTGTGAGGTACACATCACGATCAATAGTTTGTCCAGTCTCCACCGTAAACGGCCCGTCAACTGCCGGGAAGCAACTGCGGTGGGATACCTGCAGATTGTATGTGTCAGTTGCGACTTTCAACGAAAACTTACCGTTAGTATCTGTGGTATCCGTATAATTCTGATTCTCTACAAGAGACACCTGTGCTTGGTATACAGGCGCCATTGTTCCATATTCATAAACAGTACCTGTGATTGTACCGTTTAACGCCGTGCGGTTAGGGTTATCCCTCAGGTTTGTTAGTTCCAGTGTTTTTTGTTCCCCGCTTTCTGTCCACAGAACCGTAACTTTTATTTGTTTCAACCCTGTATCTTCCGCGGTAGGGGATAGAGTCTGGATTTCACCATCAGCATCTTCTGCTACTTTATAAACAGCAATCCTGCGTTCATAAGATGTATCACCGACAAAAAGTGTTTCCGGTACATAATATGTTTTGTCATAGCCATAGGTGTTTAAATCGTCCAATGAAGTTGGTATGAGCCGGAAATACGATATATTTTTTGAAGATTCAATTTTTTCCTGTGCAAGATTAGTTGCCAGTGTACGTGTTTTAGATATGAGCAAGCCACGGTTAATATTAAAAAATGAACTTATAATAGCTAAAAAGAAGATGCTGATCATAGTTACTGCTATCATAAGTTCTACTGTGCTAAAAGCATCATTACCTAAAATTCTTTTCATAGCACGTTGATCAAATCCTTCTATGTACCATATGTCTCATATTGACAGAATTACATTATTACATTGTTTCTATTAACATTATTATTAAAAGATGTGTGTTTGTCAACAAGCATATTAAAAACAAATGAGAAGGAGCCAACTAATTTGGCTCCTTCCCAGTTTTCAGGTAAGACAGCCGTGCTAAAGAGTGTAAGCCGTACTGCCTTTTTTTAGCAAGTGTACTTTTCTATAAGCCTATTTCTTGCCCTTTTTTTTCTTCTTGTCACGTCCGCGTTTCATGATCGCGCGTGAAACATCGCCTGCCTTATCGAGGAAATAGAGGTATCCTTTTGCTTTCTTGACTCCGGCTTTCGCGACTTTTTCCGCTTTCCCGCCTTTCTTTTTACCGCGGGCCATTTTTGCGCGTGAAACGTCACCTGCCTTATCAATGAAATACAAGAACCCTTCCTGCCGTTTTACTCCGAGCTTTGTTACTTTTTCTGCCATTTGACTTTGTCCACCACCTTTCTTTGCACGATTTGCACATATCGTGTATATGTGTATAAATGTATAATTTCTTAATATATAAGTTCAGTTATAAAGGTTCCGGATAAAAATATGTTTTACCTTTATAATTTTTTAGGACTACAGTTGTTTTTGTATGTTCCACAACATAATCCTGCCCAACAGGCACTTTCCCGCCGCCTCCCGGAGCGTCAATAACATATGTCGGTACCGCGTATCCCGGAAGATAACCCCGCAGGGTTTTCATTAATTTAATCCCATCCCGTACCGGTACACGAAAATGTTCAGTTCCTTCTGCCAGGTCGCATTGGTATAAGTAGTATGGCCGTACACGGATACGCGTTAATGCAAGAAACAAAGAACTCAATGCTTCAGTAGTATCATTAATATCTTTTAGTAATACCG
This portion of the Elusimicrobiota bacterium genome encodes:
- a CDS encoding carboxypeptidase regulatory-like domain-containing protein — protein: MKRILGNDAFSTVELMIAVTMISIFFLAIISSFFNINRGLLISKTRTLATNLAQEKIESSKNISYFRLIPTSLDDLNTYGYDKTYYVPETLFVGDTSYERRIAVYKVAEDADGEIQTLSPTAEDTGLKQIKVTVLWTESGEQKTLELTNLRDNPNRTALNGTITGTVYEYGTMAPVYQAQVSLVENQNYTDTTDTNGKFSLKVATDTYNLQVSHRSCFPAVDGPFTVETGQTIDRDVYLTKKSSGTVKGYAFVNRHLIMTMLISGTTLDQQIEFIEVYNPTNQPITIGSTYFYLKSIAADNTISNVPLTWSTSDPITISTGAHLLMASTAPLTIETYYPSGAMYSITPDILFPMETIIPTNMGLAIADQYGVAFDSAGWYHTGHAAPTNGRETTGLNCGAAGFDAGGTMIRCIYYTENTRWIGYSQSNAMDTDNNSYDFVFYGNSSLNGRVLRKPRKTTDTTLQALCGYPAFGAVCYADDGLSTAAIAAQPSGSIRSAKFNLTNIATGQWTISISSSEYYYESTANVSANGITDKGWVVLSSPCVNGFITGSVYSGSAYSAGTAVNNILVKAGIYEDRTDTNGNFRIPVPPGGYYVIANYGNDDADYIEVATNYAITVSSAGEVITLSPTVSPYYFNLKSGGGLTGRVVINNGIDPLPNVSVLVYGSGEDTPYATALTDNNGYYELLNLCTTKNDHIVVLQLDSGESSTPINVTETVLSGQTVEVSTFVVTSAYGKFVGTVKNNGVSIKTGILVMATTSTISTDPPEIGDPSSTNLYYATISNAEGTYSLEVRGGYSYNVYAWYTSAVTSSLVTYSRKNSNSNSITAGHEQAVDFEWP